The sequence ATCAGCGTCCTGACCGCTCACCTGTACGGGAATCTTGGAGCCGGTGGAACAGTCGAGGCCCGCGGCATGCACGCCAATCTGCACTGACATCATCGTGTGGGCATTGGCGGCGGCAGCGGCAGCCTGCTCTTGCTGATATCCGTTCCAGGCAGCATAGCCTGCACCGCCGGCGACGAGCGCGACGGCTACGACACCGGCGACCATCAGATTGCGGCGCTTGGGCGACATCTTGCGATGGCGAACCTCGGCCTCGCGTGCCGAGGGAACGGACGGCAGGGGAATATCGCCCATGGCGATGGTCTCGTCCACGGCTGGTGCGGAACCCAGGCCAGGAAGCTCGCGGGTCAGCGAATCCTCGGCCGGCAAGCTGTCGAGCAAGACGGTTTCCTCGCCCGTGTCGGATTCGGGCTGATTGCCGGCCTCGCATTCGGATTTCTCGTGCCCCGCCCCGCCTTCGGTGGGCGCGGCGCCATCGTCTTTTGCATCCTGATCATCGGACTGCGCCTCGGCTTCCGACTCATCCTGCACATCAACGCCCGAATCGTCAAACGCAATCTCATCGAGTGAAATCCGGTCTAAGCTCTCCAAGGCCTCAGCGCAAGCTTCTGCATCTTGGGCCGCATCCTCTTGGCCCATCGTCTCATCTTTCATATATCCCCCAAGCTCAATATCGGGACAACACTGTACCCAAAAATGGAGCCATATAAAGCGCGTGCGAAATATAAGATCCGATTTAACTCGAGCGCATCGTTCGGCCGCATCCTCGCGGCAGCAAAAGGCCCCCGGAACGCGAACGATGAACTGCGCCCCAAAACTTGGACGGCTTAAATAAGAACTACGCCGCAAGGGACTGTCTCCGGAACTCCTCCGGGGTCAGTCCCTTCAGTTTAACCTGGCGCCTCCTCGTGTTCCAATGGACCACGAAGTCGTCGAGGTCCGCCTTGAAGGACTCGAAGTCCGGCCACGTCCTTCCGCGGAAGAACTCGTCCTTGATGTGGCCGAACACCTGCTCCGTCGCGCCGTTGTCGATGCAGTTGCCCTTCCGGGACATGCTCTGCACCACGCCGGCCTCCTCCAACCGCCTGCACCAACCGGCCTGCTGGTACTGCCAGCCCATGTCCGAGTGCAGGATCGGCCTGGAGCCCTTGGGCTTCCTGGACACGAGCTGGTCGAGCAGCTCGTGCTGCTGAGCCATGTTGGGGTGCAGCGACGTGGACCAGGCGACGATCTCCTTGCTGCCGAAGTCGTAGACCGGCGCGAAGTAGGCCTTGCCCCAGGGCTGCTTGAACTCGGTGACGTCGGTGCCCATCTTCTCCCACGGCCCGTCGGCGGCGAAGTCGCGCCCGATGACGTTCTCGAAGGTCTTTCCGACCTTGCCCCTGTACGAGTTGTACCTGTGGTAGTCGGTCTCGCGGCGAATCCCGCAGCTGATGCCCATCTCGCGCATCATCTTCAGCACGGTCTTGTAGGCTATGCGCGCGCCCCGCTCGGCGCGCAGGCACATGGCGATCTGCCTGTGGCCGCACCCGTTGGCCGTGCGCGAGAATATCTCGGCGGCGGCCTCCCAGAGCTCGGGCCTGGTGGGAGCCTTCGGGTGCGACAGCGCGTAGTAGTAGCTGGACCGGGCCATGCCGGCGCACTCCAGCAGGCGCCCCAGCCCGTGCCCCTCTTCGCGCAGGACCCTCACGGCCTCGACCTTCGCCCTGGTCAGAGCCCGTCCCTCCCGACCAGGGCACGCAATTTTTTTAGGTAGGCCACCTCGGTCTCGAGCCTTCGGCAGCGCTCCTCGAGCTCCTCCTCGCGGGTCCGCGGCCTCGCCTTGGAACCGCTCGGCCGGCCCTTGGGCCTGGGCCTGAGCGCCTCGGCGCCGCCCTCGCGGTAGAGCGCGCACCATCTCTTGAGCGGCGCCAAGGACATGACCCCGAACGCCTCCATGGCGTCCCGCTTGCTCATGCCGCCGTCGACCACGGCCGAGGCGGCGGCGACCTTCTGCTCGTATGTGTACCTGGCCTGCTTGCCGTCCATGGATAGCAGCACCTCGCTTCCGAACGACCGGTATACGTAGAGCCATTGTCTCACGGTGTCGCGCGGGACCGACAGCGCCTTCGCCGCCGACTCGGAGCCGTGGCCTCGCTCGAAGAGCCCGATCGCCGCCTTCCTGGCCTCGATGTCGTGCTTCACCCTCAAGTCGACACGCATAAAAAGCCTCCCATTTCTCATGTCCAAGAAATGGGAGGCAGTTCACGAATCACATTCCGGGGGCTCTGCAATGCGTTGAGTTGCGCGGAGCCGGCTATGCTGCTTCGCGCTCAAGCGATGTCTGCGTCAGGCGCGTTACTCGGCGTGCGCGTAATCAACCTTGGCGCGGCGAGCGGTAGCCTTCTCCCAATCGCTGGTGCCCTCAAAGACATCCTGTTTGTAGGGATTGCGACCGAGCTTCTTGGCGCGGTAGGCGATGTAGATGATCGCGGCGACGTTGGCGATCAGCGCGGCAATCGAGACCGCGGTAGCGGCGCCGGGGTCGAGCGTGGAGTGGGTCACAAAGATGGACTCCTCCTGGAAGTACGGGAACACTTGGGCAAACATGCACCAAATGGCCAGCGTAAAGGCGCGGTTCTGGATCCAGCCGCCCTTGTTCCAGATAAAGGCGGCGACGGTGGGCGCCAGCAGCAGCGCAAAGCCACAGAACCAGGAGTGGGTGGGCAGGCAGTTGTAGGTGTAGCAGAAGTTCCAGATATCGTAGGCGATGATGTAGACCCAGGTCATGTCGGGCCACAGCATGTCGGTCTGATCCTCGGAGGCGTAGACGCTCCACCAACCGGTCATGCAGAAGATGTTGATGATACCGGCAATGCCGTTGAACACGTTGTTCCAGCCGGCCAGCTGCGTAGCACCTTCGGAGGTGACCCAGGTGGACTCGCCCAGGACAAAGAAGTGATAGGCGCTCTCGAAGTCGGATACGACGGCAATCATGATGTTGATGGCGACGATCACAAACGGCCATGCGCGGAACCAATGTGCCTTGCCGATCTTGCCCCACTGGTACTTAATGGCAATGAAGCCCCAGCAGCCGGCCAGCGCCGCGTATACCTTGGCGTAGTGGAACCAGCTGTTCTGGTACACATGGGTGGGGTTGGTGAGCGCCCACTCGGCACCCTGCGAGACACCGATGGCGATGGCGGCGCAGTAGATGGTCATGGCCAGCGGAGCCACGCCAAAGATGATTGCCGCGCCCAGCTTGGTGCGGCGGCCGACCTCGTTGAGCACGATCAGGCCAATAAAGACTATGGCCCAGCCGGCCCAGTGGATAAGGGTATCGCTACCCCAAACATCGAACAGCATGCTGCTCTCCTCTCACACGCCCGCGGCCCCTCTTCTGATCGCGGGCAGTTTGGCCAAATGTCGTCAGTTCTGGGGCTTGCGCTCCGGATACTTGGCGGTATAGCCCTCGATGTGGAGTGTCGAGGCGATGATTTCCTTGACCGTCTCGTCGGGCACATCGGGGTGCGTGCGGATATACATCAACAACCCCATGATGAGGGTGTAGAACGTCTCGTAGACATGGTCGATGCGTAGCTCATGATGGGCGACAAAGTCCACCACGGTGGTGTCGCAGATATACTGCGCCACACGCTGGACCACGTTGTGCAAAAAGCCGCCGTAGAGCGCGCCGCTGCTTGAGGTGAGCGTACTCGGCAGCTCGTGGCCGCTGGCGACCAGGCGCTTAAAGAGCGGGGCGACGGTGTCGAGCGCGCCTTCGATATCGCCGACGGTGCGGTCGGCGTTCCACTGCTCGAGTTCGGAGATAAAGCCGTCGATCGCCTCGTCCATGACGGCGGTGACGGCGGCGTCCATATCGGCAAAGTAGTGGTAGAACAATGAACGCGTGCAGCCGGCTCGCTTGGTCACGGCCGATACCGATAGGTGGGACACGCCCAGCTCGGAGCTTACGGTGCGCACGGCATCGAGGATCTCGCGACGGCGTTCGTCGCCCGTCAGGCGCTTTGCCGCGCTATCGGATGCGGGAACGGCATCGACCACAGAGGTATCTGCTGTGTTGTTGCTCATGTTTTGCCGCCTTTCATCCTCTTTTGCCTGACCGTTCGCCTGACAGTCTTGAATATTGTTGACGGTTCGTCAATACTATTTTTGACACAATGTCAACTAATGGCGGGTGAACGGCATGGGGGCATGCCCGGCCTGCAAAAAAGAGGGGTGCCGCGGTCTCGCTGGGCTGTGGCAAGAGAAGGGACAACCATGATTCTCAACGGACCGGGGATTAGCTATACCGAGCCCGATATCGGCGCTGAGTTCGTGCCGCCGATACCGGAGCATCCGCGCGAGGCCATCGTCAAACTGTGCGAGCACTGCACCAACCGTCTGTTGCACCGCGACGAGCTGCTGGGCTACGAGTACTGGTCGTTTGCCGAGGCCGCAACCGACGAGCAGGCCGAAGTGCTCTGCAAGATGAAGATGCGCCGTCCCTATACGCTGCCCGAGATGGTCAAGCTCACCAGCATGCCCGAAGCCGATATCGAGAAGATGCTCGACGACATGAGCTACACGGGTCTGCTCGAGTACAACTGGGAAAACCCCGAGCACGCCAAGCAGTGGGTGCTGCCCATGCTGGTGCCGGGTTCCGCCGAGTTCCTCAACATGCGCGTGAGCCAGCTCGAGGAGCACCCGGTCTATGCCAAGTTCTTTGAGCAGGCGTCCAAGGGACCGCTGTCCAAGGCCACGCCGATGGTGCCGCCCGGTGGTGCCGGCATCGGCATGCATGTCATTCCGGTCGAGAAGGCTATCGATGCCGCGAGCACGTCGGTGCCTATTGAGCATATAGAGCACTGGCTCGACAAATACGAGGGTAAGTATGCCGCCAGCACCTGCAGCTGCCGCGCGAGCCGTCGCGTGATGGGTGAGGGCTGCGCCGACGACCCGGCCGATTGGTGCATCGCCGTGGGCGATATGGCCGACTACGTGGTCGAGACCGATCGTGGCCATTACGTGACCCGCGACGAGGTCTACGACATCCTGCGCCAGGCCGAGGACAACGGCTTTGTGCACCAGATCACCAACATCGACGGCGAGAACAAGATCTTCGCCATCTGCAACTGCAACGTCAACGTGTGCTACGCCCTGCGCACCTCGCAGCTGTTCAACACGCCCAACCTGTCGCGCTCGGCCTATGTCGCCAAGGTCGAGAAGGACAAGTGCGTGGCCTGCGGTCGCTGCGTTGAGGTGTGCCCCGCCGGTGCCGCCAAGCTCGGCCAGAAGCTCTGCAGCAAAAAGGCCGGCGGACAGGTGCCCGAGTATCCGCGCCAGGAGCTGCCCGATGCCACCAAGTGGGACCACACCAAGTGGTCGCCCAACTACCGCAACGATAACCGTATCGAGACGCACGAGTCCGGCACCGCGCCCTGCAAGACGGCTTGCCCCGCGCACGTTGCCGTTCAGGGCTATCTGAAGCTTGCGGCACAGGGGCGCTATGACGAGGCCCTAGCACTCATTAAGCGCGAGAACCCGCTGCCCGCTATCTGCGGCCGTGTGTGCAACCGCCGCTGTGAGGATGCCTGCACCCGCGGCCGTGTGGATGCCGCCGTGGCTATCGACGAGGTCAAGAAGTTCATCGCCCAGCGCGATCTGGATGCCGCGACCCGCTACGTCCCGCCCGTGGTGACCCCGACGCGTGCCGGCGGCTTCGACCAGAAGATCGCCATCATCGGTGCCGGTCCGGCCGGCCTGTCCTGCGCTTTCTACCTGGCCGAGAAGGGCTACAAACCTGTCGTGTTCGAGAAAAACGAGCGCCCGGGCGGCATGCTCACCTACGGCATTCCCAGCTTTAAGCTGCAGAAGGATGTTATCGAGGCCGAGGTCGAGATCATTCGCCTGATGGGTGCCGAGTTCCGCTATGGCGTGGAAGTCGGTCGCGACGTGACGCTCGACGAGCTGCGCGCGCAGGGCTTTAAGGCCTTCTACGTTGCCATTGGCTGCCAGGGCGGCCGCCTTGCCGGTATTCCGGGTGAGGATGCCGAGGACGTGACCGTGGCCGTCGACTTTTTGCGCGAGGTCAACAGTGGCAAGATCGACGCGCTGCCCGGCCGTACCATCGTGGTGGGCGGTGGTAACGTGGCTATCGATGTCGCGCGCAACGCCTGCCGTCTGGGTTCCGAGCACGTTGAGATGTTCTGCCTGGAGAGCGAGGCCCAGATGCCCGCCAGCGAGGAAGAACGTCGCGAGGCCGTTGAGGACGGCGCTCACATCAGCTGCGGCTGGGGCCCCAAGGAGATTCACCTGGACGAGGCCGGTCGTGTGTGCGGTATCACCTTCAAGCGCTGCACGCGTGTCTTTGACGACGAGGGCCGTTTTGCGCTCGAGTACGACGAGAACGATCTGCGCCGTATCGATGCCGACCGTGTCGTCATGTCGATTGGCCAGTCCATTGTGTGGGGCGACTTGCTAGCTGGCTCCAAGGTGGAGCTCGGCCGCGGCCAGGGCGCCCTTGCCGATCCCCAGACCTACCAGACCGCCGAACCCGACATCTTTGTGGGAGGCGACGTCTACACCGGTCCGAGCTTTGCCATCGACGCTATCGCCGCCGGTCACGAGGCCGCGGTGTCCATCCATCGCTTTGTACAGCCAGGCTCCACGCTCACCATCGGCCGCAACCAGCGCCGCTACACCGCGCTCGACCGCGACGACGTTGTGCTCGAGAGCTACGACAACGCGAGCCGCGAGGTTGCCCACGTGGACCGCGAGCGCGAGAAGGCCGCGCCGTTTAGCGAGTACGTCGAGACCTTTACCGAAGAGCAGGTGCGCGCCGAGACCGCCCGTTGCCTGGGTTGCGGTGCCTCGATCGTCGACCCCAACAAGTGCATCGGCTGCGGCCTGTGCACCACCAAGTGCGCGTTCGACGCCATCCATCTGGATCGCGACCGCCCCGAGTGCTCCACGATGGTCAAATACGAGCAAAAGCTCCCAAGCCTCGGCAAGTACGCTCTAAAGCGCGCCATCAAGATTAAGTTCGGTCGCAAGTAAGTAGTCATAACGGGAACGGCGGAGGAAAAAGTGCACGAGCTCGGAATCGTCTATCACATCATTCGCGATGTCGAGAATGTGGCGCGCGCTCATGGCGTGCGTCGCGTTTCGAGCGTGACGTTGCTGCTGGGCGAGGTCTCGGGCGTCGTTCCCGACTTGCTGCTCGACGCTTGGCGCTGGGCAGCAGATAAAAAGCCTATCG is a genomic window of Collinsella aerofaciens containing:
- a CDS encoding helix-turn-helix domain-containing protein, whose amino-acid sequence is MRVDLRVKHDIEARKAAIGLFERGHGSESAAKALSVPRDTVRQWLYVYRSFGSEVLLSMDGKQARYTYEQKVAAASAVVDGGMSKRDAMEAFGVMSLAPLKRWCALYREGGAEALRPRPKGRPSGSKARPRTREEELEERCRRLETEVAYLKKLRALVGRDGL
- a CDS encoding DUF5692 family protein is translated as MLFDVWGSDTLIHWAGWAIVFIGLIVLNEVGRRTKLGAAIIFGVAPLAMTIYCAAIAIGVSQGAEWALTNPTHVYQNSWFHYAKVYAALAGCWGFIAIKYQWGKIGKAHWFRAWPFVIVAINIMIAVVSDFESAYHFFVLGESTWVTSEGATQLAGWNNVFNGIAGIINIFCMTGWWSVYASEDQTDMLWPDMTWVYIIAYDIWNFCYTYNCLPTHSWFCGFALLLAPTVAAFIWNKGGWIQNRAFTLAIWCMFAQVFPYFQEESIFVTHSTLDPGAATAVSIAALIANVAAIIYIAYRAKKLGRNPYKQDVFEGTSDWEKATARRAKVDYAHAE
- a CDS encoding TetR/AcrR family transcriptional regulator, which codes for MSNNTADTSVVDAVPASDSAAKRLTGDERRREILDAVRTVSSELGVSHLSVSAVTKRAGCTRSLFYHYFADMDAAVTAVMDEAIDGFISELEQWNADRTVGDIEGALDTVAPLFKRLVASGHELPSTLTSSSGALYGGFLHNVVQRVAQYICDTTVVDFVAHHELRIDHVYETFYTLIMGLLMYIRTHPDVPDETVKEIIASTLHIEGYTAKYPERKPQN
- a CDS encoding FAD-dependent oxidoreductase produces the protein MILNGPGISYTEPDIGAEFVPPIPEHPREAIVKLCEHCTNRLLHRDELLGYEYWSFAEAATDEQAEVLCKMKMRRPYTLPEMVKLTSMPEADIEKMLDDMSYTGLLEYNWENPEHAKQWVLPMLVPGSAEFLNMRVSQLEEHPVYAKFFEQASKGPLSKATPMVPPGGAGIGMHVIPVEKAIDAASTSVPIEHIEHWLDKYEGKYAASTCSCRASRRVMGEGCADDPADWCIAVGDMADYVVETDRGHYVTRDEVYDILRQAEDNGFVHQITNIDGENKIFAICNCNVNVCYALRTSQLFNTPNLSRSAYVAKVEKDKCVACGRCVEVCPAGAAKLGQKLCSKKAGGQVPEYPRQELPDATKWDHTKWSPNYRNDNRIETHESGTAPCKTACPAHVAVQGYLKLAAQGRYDEALALIKRENPLPAICGRVCNRRCEDACTRGRVDAAVAIDEVKKFIAQRDLDAATRYVPPVVTPTRAGGFDQKIAIIGAGPAGLSCAFYLAEKGYKPVVFEKNERPGGMLTYGIPSFKLQKDVIEAEVEIIRLMGAEFRYGVEVGRDVTLDELRAQGFKAFYVAIGCQGGRLAGIPGEDAEDVTVAVDFLREVNSGKIDALPGRTIVVGGGNVAIDVARNACRLGSEHVEMFCLESEAQMPASEEERREAVEDGAHISCGWGPKEIHLDEAGRVCGITFKRCTRVFDDEGRFALEYDENDLRRIDADRVVMSIGQSIVWGDLLAGSKVELGRGQGALADPQTYQTAEPDIFVGGDVYTGPSFAIDAIAAGHEAAVSIHRFVQPGSTLTIGRNQRRYTALDRDDVVLESYDNASREVAHVDREREKAAPFSEYVETFTEEQVRAETARCLGCGASIVDPNKCIGCGLCTTKCAFDAIHLDRDRPECSTMVKYEQKLPSLGKYALKRAIKIKFGRK
- a CDS encoding IS3 family transposase produces the protein MRVLREEGHGLGRLLECAGMARSSYYYALSHPKAPTRPELWEAAAEIFSRTANGCGHRQIAMCLRAERGARIAYKTVLKMMREMGISCGIRRETDYHRYNSYRGKVGKTFENVIGRDFAADGPWEKMGTDVTEFKQPWGKAYFAPVYDFGSKEIVAWSTSLHPNMAQQHELLDQLVSRKPKGSRPILHSDMGWQYQQAGWCRRLEEAGVVQSMSRKGNCIDNGATEQVFGHIKDEFFRGRTWPDFESFKADLDDFVVHWNTRRRQVKLKGLTPEEFRRQSLAA